The sequence GTGCGTGGCACGGGAGATGGCGCAGGCGAAGGCGGGCTGCAGCCAGAACGCCTGCGGGGTCGAGGACGTCCTGCAGCTGCTGCGCATTCTCTACATCATCGGTGGAGACGGCGCCTCCAACGCACGCACTCTGCAGGAGGGTACAGACTCACC comes from Etheostoma cragini isolate CJK2018 unplaced genomic scaffold, CSU_Ecrag_1.0 ScbMSFa_216, whole genome shotgun sequence and encodes:
- the LOC117940302 gene encoding E3 ubiquitin-protein ligase HECTD1-like — protein: MYRELKDSDKEKESGKTDLCEHSLSISGGRSGGQSPSSLSANQSSEILCVAREMAQAKAGCSQNACGVEDVLQLLRILYIIGGDGASNARTLQEGTDSPNTR